CGCCGCGGGAAGCCGGCTTCGCCTTGATCATGATCTCTTCGCCCGTGAACGGATTGACGCCCTTGCGGGCCTTGCGGGCCGGCTTGTTCACGGTCGTGAACTTGGCGACGCCCGGGAACGTGAACTTCCCGATGCCCTTCGGCTTCAGATGACGCAGGATGTGATCGCCGAGGGCCTCGACGACCTGTGCAACCTGGCGCTTCGGGAGCTTGGTCGTCTCGGCGATCGACGCCATCAGCTGACTCTTCGTCATCGCCGCGGCGATCGGTGCGGTTTTCTTTGCCATATTC
Above is a window of Candidatus Limnocylindrales bacterium DNA encoding:
- a CDS encoding HU family DNA-binding protein, which translates into the protein MAKKTAPIAAAMTKSQLMASIAETTKLPKRQVAQVVEALGDHILRHLKPKGIGKFTFPGVAKFTTVNKPARKARKGVNPFTGEEIMIKAKPASRGVRIRPLKALKDQV